TTCTTGGTCGCGAAAAAGATCAAGTACGGGTCGGCCGATGGAAACTCTAGAGTTTCCTCGTGTCAAGGCAGCGCGTGCTGTCGACTGGAAACAATTTAGAGTGGGATATGGTAGTTTGGCGGTGTCGCTAACCCCACCACCGGCAAAGAGTCGTCTAATATAGAACCGGGCTCGTGGTACGTCTGTCTCGGGTGTTGAGGATTGTCGAAAAATAAGagtaaagaaataaaaggGTCAAGTTGAAATCagggagatgatgatgtgcCCAAATGAAAAAGGGAGCCCAGTGAGAAAAGAAACGAAATATGCTGTCGCACAGCGCAGCCAATCCCCGAGTACGCAAGGGAAAGAGACAGCATGCAACCAAAACAAGCAGGCGCAAGCTAAGAGAAGGAGCAACAGCTAACGTTAGTGCTTTTCTCACTAGGTATAATAACGACGGCTGGCTCTGGTTCAGGCGTTGCTGTTTTGTATTTGTTGCTGTTTACCTGGCAGGTGGGGGTCGTTGAGGAGCAACCAGTCGAGATCCTGTTTGCCAATCATCCAATTGTACGCATCGATCCTGAAATCGATCTGCTCATGCCTCTTCTGCTTTTGGTGTGACCATGACCTTGCTGACCCCTGTAAGTGCCTATCCATAGGAGCCACCTCCTCCCCGCACCCGACATGAGCGCGACCAAGATCTCCAGCTAGGGCCTGACTTGTTCGACCTTATCTAGAGGCCAGTTGAGGCCATATAGACTATGAAGCTCTAGATAATTACGTAGAGACCTGACGGCATCGGAATTTTACTTTCCAAAGCTACATGAATTTATTGGCTTATTGTCTCTGGTGAAACACACAGGAATGCATTGACTGGCATGATCAGCACCAAGCAGCGCCATTAAATGTCATGGCCATAATTCTGAGGAAATTACCATGGTTCCTTGCATAGGAAATAATCTTTGTCACACTTTAACTTTCCCATATATTCCACTGATTGGATATTTCAAATCATGTATCATTTCTCACCTTGGTTGTGGGCCTGGTTGAGATGTCTAAAGATAGTGTCCTTCCTCCTGTCCATGATGGACTGAAAGCCAGTCCCAATGCCTCTCAATAATTCATCCCTGCACATCCACTAGCTGCAGTCAGTCCAATAAGCTCCGATGGCTCCCATAACTATCTATCTACAAATGCCTACTGTAGTCCGCATAAAGAGAAAATCGTCCGTCATGTCAGTCATCACTGCTCAGTCCTCAATGAACTCAATCATGACTGTGCCCTGCTTCAAACCTGTGTCTGCAATAGTCGCGTCCAAACTCTCCATGAGGTCCTGTCCGGCTGGCATCTTCTTGAGTTCAAACTCGACGCCCTCCTTGCCTTCCAGAGGCTCTGCCTTGAGCCATTCGTAAATTCTTCGCACTTGATCGTCCAAGTTGAATCGACGAATGACGCGACCAGTAGGATGTCGGAACTGGATTCGTGTTGTGGTTGTTGGGTTAGCCTCGGGCTCTGTGTGTGGGTTGGTACCAGAGATCTTCGCCCAAGGGCTCTGCTCGACTGGAGCCTCAGGTTCCTTGCCTTTGCCCATCTCCTCCGGTGCAGGAGACTTTGTCAGAGCATCAGGATCATGAAGGTTGGGTGTTGAAGAACCTCTACTTCCAGAACCGCCCTCTAAACTGTTCTTCAGAGCCATCTCCAGCATCTCATCCTCAGTCATGCGCTCGACATCGACTCTCTGTTTGCGAGCCGTGGCTTTGGCAACGGGGTTCTTGCTGTTGGCTGCGAGGCTGTAGCGGTCGAGGAACTCAGCAAGTTCGGCATGGAAGTCCTCTGCAGAAGGGAAAGGTCTGCCTGTCCACACCTTGACCTGCTCGCCAGTTCGAGGGTCAATAATGGAGACGTGAGGGTAGTTGTCGGGGTTCTGGTGAGATTCGTTTGGGAAATAGAATGTCAAAAATTCCTGTGCGTCAGGAAAGTCCTTATCATACTGAAGGAAGATGAAGTTTTCTCCGACAATTTCCTTCACGGCCTTGTCCTTCCAAATATCGCGGTTCAGAGCCTGGCAGTTAAAGTCGTTCATATCCTGGAGGTTAACCATGATCCACTTCTTGTCCTCCTTGCCCAGAGTACGCGCgtcatcccatcccattCGTGCCATTAAGTCATAAGGTGGACGGAACAGATCTTCCAGTCGTCTCGCATGAGCGCCGTTCTCGTTCGACGTCGATGGGGCGGAGCGTCGTTCGGGGTCGGTCCATATTTGCTGGGAGAATGGTCCTCCTGCACGATTGGCTATACAGAGTCAGTACAAGACCGAGACATACTCAGTGGCACTCACGTGGATTTTGCCGCCGCCGTTGTCTCAGCTCCTCAAGAAAGGCCGCTTCCATCCCATCGTCATGCTCGCCGCCACCCCAACCAGGTGCCACCAATGTCTCGGTAGTTCGAGCAATTGGAGCCCGCACATCGTCCGGATTTCCTCCTGATCCAGGCCCTTGGTATAGCTCTTCTTGGAGGCGCTTGGCCATGGCtgcatcctcctcttcttgcGCTATAGCAGCCGCCTGGGCTGCAGCCGCTCGGCCGTTGTCATCATTGTCACTAAAGTCGTCGAGTTGCATATCTTGGTCATCGTCGCTATCGATGTGAATAACACCTGCCGAGTCTTGTCTGCCAACGTTGCTTCTCCCTGGCTGTGCAGCAGATCCAGCTGGCTGATTTGTTGAAGAAAGACCGGCTCCTACACCAGAAACCAAGTCGGGGTTCTCGAAGAACAGTTCGATTGCGCGCTCAACGTTGCCAGCAGTCATTTCAAGAAAGCTGCGGGCAACATCAGTACTTGCGCCAGTAATGGCCATAAAGGTGGAAATGTTGTCGTCCATGGCGGCGACGCGTCCGACAGGATTCTCGGGATGCTGGCCTTTTCGATATATAAGTTGTCGTTCGTATTCAAGAAGATAATCGAGGATTGAGTGCGAACACGTCGTCGATTGATGTGATCTCGCAAGGTTCGGTGTAGCTCTTGGGTAGAAGCAAAATCAATGCCCCGCTGTTATCATAGCGGGGAGAGTGTCGGGTTAAATAGCCGCTCGCTGTTTGAGGTTCGGGGAAATCGAACAAGGTTGGTACTGTATCTTTTCTCTTTCGACTTGCCAATATAATAGTTTTGCATGTATTGAAAGCAGTTTTGCTGTGATTTATGAGCTTTCAACGCAGGTGCAAGTTAAAGTGAAAGTGAAGCACAGACATCAAAGACAGGCACCCAACCACAGTGACGCAACCGGATCAGTGGAGTTAAATGTTTCTTTGGAGGGGCAAGTGACAGGGGTACCAGAAACGGTGGCGGAAAATCGATGACGCGACTTTTTAAGTGAACTTACCCTGGAGATTGATATATCTTTCAAGGTTATTATAACGTTCAGAAACTGGTCGATTCCTCAACGGTTGTTGGAGTATGATATAGTGTTAATGGTTAATTGTTCTGATTACTGGAGTTGATAGTCTTGGACTATTGTATGGAATGACTTACTAGGTACCTTGGTATGTAGAAGGCAGAAGTTTGGCGTCTTTACCTAGAAGCTCAAGGAAGGTACCAATCAAGAATTGTTCCACGACAGGCATGTGCACTTGCTTTATTCGTTTCTCTTTGAATCACAGCTTATAGAAGGTACACCCTGAAAGTTGAATGATTCAGAACTTTTGTATAATAGCTTGTTCTACATTTGATCAAGGTTTACAAAGAACATGGAAATATCACAATCTAACAAAGTACCAAAACTATCAGAAAATCTAACAATAATGAAAAAATAGGTATGTTATCAGTTCAAGAAATTTGATCACGTCGTTGTCTGCTGAATGATTGATTTGCTGAAGTTCCTTGACACGTGACAACCTGTCAGCTTAGTCATGATTCAGGTCGACTGAGGACTGCCTGCCTCAAAGACACCAGTTAAACGCCTCGTCATTTGAGctgcctaggtacctacctaggtattgcCCCAAATAAAGCGCTTTCTTATTCCTGCGTAGATTTCTTTCATCTGCACTGGTTTTAAAAATTGTCGATACCCAGCATTCACAGTCATGGCGACACCGACGTCCAAAGAAAGGGAGCTCCAGCTGCTAGATAGTGTGGAGCTCAAGATCCTCAACGTTGCCAATaaggaaaagaagcttcATGAGTTGCTGCAACGATACCTTCCACCCGTCATTGTCAAGGCTGCTAGCGAGCATGCTCAAGTTAGAGCCAAGGTAAGGGTTATGAGTTCTGACCATGGGCAAACGCTGAGATTATGATAGGTCGTTCAGA
This Fusarium poae strain DAOMC 252244 chromosome 3, whole genome shotgun sequence DNA region includes the following protein-coding sequences:
- a CDS encoding hypothetical protein (BUSCO:28155at5125), coding for MDDNISTFMAITGASTDVARSFLEMTAGNVERAIELFFENPDLVSGVGAGLSSTNQPAGSAAQPGRSNVGRQDSAGVIHIDSDDDQDMQLDDFSDNDDNGRAAAAQAAAIAQEEEDAAMAKRLQEELYQGPGSGGNPDDVRAPIARTTETLVAPGWGGGEHDDGMEAAFLEELRQRRRQNPPNRAGGPFSQQIWTDPERRSAPSTSNENGAHARRLEDLFRPPYDLMARMGWDDARTLGKEDKKWIMVNLQDMNDFNCQALNRDIWKDKAVKEIVGENFIFLQYDKDFPDAQEFLTFYFPNESHQNPDNYPHVSIIDPRTGEQVKVWTGRPFPSAEDFHAELAEFLDRYSLAANSKNPVAKATARKQRVDVERMTEDEMLEMALKNSLEGGSGSRGSSTPNLHDPDALTKSPAPEEMGKGKEPEAPVEQSPWAKISGTNPHTEPEANPTTTTRIQFRHPTGRVIRRFNLDDQVRRIYEWLKAEPLEGKEGVEFELKKMPAGQDLMESLDATIADTGLKQGTVMIEFIED